A segment of the Sander lucioperca isolate FBNREF2018 chromosome 7, SLUC_FBN_1.2, whole genome shotgun sequence genome:
gtatCAAGTATGCTAATGAGTATTTGATTATTTCTCTAATGATACTGTTTTTGTCCATACAACAAGCCTATTGTAAAGCATTCTCTATAGTTTAAATGACTATGATTATTCCTCatttgccattttgtttatttcctCCCATCGTCTGTAGACATATGGCCTTTCCCTCATGAAGGGGAGGACCCATACTCCATGGAGTGTATTCCTGAGAACCTGAATTACGAGCTGCAGATGAAGGATGGCATAGTTCATGTTTACGACAATACCGAGGCCCTGAAACAACAGCAGCCTCACAGCCTCCCTTATCCCGACCTTGAGACCTTTGCTATAGACCTGAGCCATGTCCTTGCAATGATATGTGACGGCCCAACGTgagtacacacacattttaaatattctTAACATCAATAGGTCTACACAGATTGTAATTGATATTTCACAAAACAAGTGTGAATAGTTTTCCCTTCCTGAACTGTGGGGGCAGTATGCCAGGAGCAGAGGATTAGTAAGCAGCGTGGTGCTAAAGATAcctttttaatttaaatcaCTAATTTAACATTTTCCAACATTAAATGTTTTGCTGATATTATGTTGCTTTACAGGAAAACCTACTGTCACAGACGGTTGAACTTCTTGGCTTCTAAATTCTACCTTcatgaaatgatgaatgaaatgGCAGAGCTAAAAGAGCTAAAATGTGTTCCACACAGAGACTTCTACAACGTCAGAAAGGTTGGTTACAATTAATAACTTACTAGAAACTCTGTACTAAAAGTGGTGTAATACAATTCATCTGGCCAACATTGCTTTGGACTGTGCTTTTACTCTGAAGGCCTGTTTTACCACTGCAGAATTTATTTCTAACTTTAGGGCCCTCAGTCTAAATAAACAAGTTGATAGATCCACTGTAACATGTCCAATAGTTATGCACATTGTCACTGTCTGCTCTATGTCAAACACAGGtggacacacatatacacgctGCTGCTTGCATGAACCAGAAGCATCTGCTGAAATTTATAAAGACCTCATACCAGACAGAGGCAGATCGTGTCGTCTTGGAGAAGGGCAGCCAAAAGCTCACACTCAAGGAAGTCTTCAACAAGCTTAACATGGACCCCTACGACCTCACCGTAGACTCTCTGGACGTGCACGCTGTAAGAACAAATTATACATAACTGTCAAAgatcttaaaaacaaacaattccaGTAACATTTCCGCTATACAGTCATacatcaggtaatcacataATAACTCCATGTGCCTGCCAAGAATTCATTTGTCATTTTCAAATAACTACAGAAGATTGCACTAACCTGTGCTTACTGACACAAGGATGCAATTATGGGTGTTCATGCATTTCATATGGTGTTATGCAATCATTTTTATGTTCCATGCAAGGTCCTCATAATGTGTAACTGAAAATAATCAATATAGTCACTTTGTTGGAATGAGAATGTGATCATCAGTACACAACATTAACCCTCTCTCACGAATTACCCTCCTAGGGAAGACAAACATTTCATCGTTTTGACAAGTTCAACTCCAAATACAACCCTGTTGGAGCCAGCGAACTGCGAGAGATTTACTTGAAATCAGACAACTACATAAAAGGAGAATACTTTGCACGTCTCATCAAGGTGTAGTATGAGTTTAAGTACTAACATCACTTAAAGGCCCTGCATAACAGTGTTTTCATTTATCTGGTCTTAGATTACTGCTCAGGTTGAAGTGGGATAAAGctaaactgtaattatgagaaGTCAACGACGAACAATAATGAGGGTCAGTGAGATATCAATGAAGTACAGTCTGGCATggcatggcttactgggacagaGCTATTGTGCTTTTCCTTTCAAAATGTCTGcagtgaaaaaggcctattgtACAACATTTGTAAAAATACCTCTATGGGTGAACCAAGTTGAAGTTTAACTTTAATTCAACTTTAATTCAACTgttatttaactatttaaaaaaaaaagtttttacagGATGAGAGCACacaaagaaacaacaaaacatcatgaaaataaaatcaaaagggCATGGGtgcataatacattttgtagtttatttaagaaagaatttctctttctcctccaaaCATATGTGTATGCTAGTGTAAATGTGGTTCAACTTTAGTGTATTTTGTAGAGATATACCAAGGAATTGAACCATCTGTCATAATTGCTTTGGGATAGGTTGTAGTTATCTTGCACCCACTGGTGGCGAACTACTGAAATGTTACTGGAGTACATGCCGTTTCTTTCATGTCTATGTTTCTTTGGAGCATAAAGTACACTTGCTCTGTTGGTATTTAGAAATAACCCTGATGGGACAGAATTAACTTGTTATCTGTCCATTGTGCCATTACCAATTGTCACTTCTGCTTTATTAAGAAACATTTCCAAAGTCCTGTGGTTTGGTGTCTGTTTTAGGAAGTGGCCAGAGAGCTGGAGGAGAGCAAGTACCAGCATGCTGAGCCCCGTCTGTCGATTTACGGCCGCTCTGCCAGCGAGTGGGAGAGCCTAGCAACCTGGTTCATCCAGCATAAGGTCCACTCACCAAACATGAGATGGATGATCCAAGTCCCCAGGATCTAGTAAGTCCTCAGTGAAAACTAAGAGATAGCAGGCACATTCCTTACGATAAAACAAACATGGTTCTATAAACACAAAAGGGTCTGGGTCCACTTACATTTGATAGTAAGCCATATATAAAGGTTACTAATAAAACCAATGTTTCATCTTCCCGATTGTTACATTGTTTCCTCTTTTAAATGAGTGATGAAGCTCAGATAGTTTCTTAAGTACTAACATTtttgaattaaaacaaaaatatctgTGTTCAATTTTGCATTTTTCCAAGTCATAGATTAAGAAATCCTGAGTAGATAAATTCTAATGTCACTGTTGCCAAAACGTTGGCTCTAAACTTGTAAACTCACAATCAACTAAGGAATAATCACATTACTCAATAGACTGTTCTGAATAAGCAAACAAATGCTAAAATGTTTGTATGGGAAGATAAGTTGATTGGATTCCTTTTGTCTTGCAGTGACATTTTTAAGTCAAAGAAATTGATACCACACTACGCCAAGATGCTGGAGAATGTTTTCCTCCCCCTCTTTGAGGCTACAGTCAATCCGCAAAAGCACAAAGTACTACATGTATTCTTGAAATACGTAAGTACTTTCTTGAAGGGTGAACTCTGTGACAAACATAATATTTTGAAAGTGAAATAGCAGCCATATCTGTTAGTTTTGCCCTGATGATTCAGTGATATTTCGTGACACTTCTTTGGGAACAGCCTGAGCACACAAAAGTTAAACTACATATTTTTTGCACTGATGAACAAACATGCATGGTTGTGTAATATCCGTTCCTCAAATGTGTTGACATTATCTTTGTAGGTGACAGGATTTGACAGTGTGGATGACGAGTCCAAACACAGTGACCACATGTTCTCTTACAAAAGCCCAAAGCCTGAGGAATGGACCACAGACGACAACCCTCCCTACACCTACTACCTGTTCTACATGTATGCCAACATCATGGTGCTCAACAACCTGCGCAAGTAAGACCTACATGTTTGTGTATGCATCAATCTTGCAAAAGATTTCCAGAGTGGTTTTATGACATCAAATGCTAATCCATTTAACACAtcagagttgtgttgcttgCCAGGGTACAATAAAGTCTTCCTGGTAATGTACATGATTTTAATGGGCCAGAATTTAGCCATCTTATGCCTTTTCCAGTCACACATGGGCGGGGGAATTGATCGTGTGGTGACCTGGACAGGCTGCAagttaaggcccagacacacagagccgacagcCAAacatcggcagaaaaggcagttgggctgatcagtctctccaaattgtgtcaaaaaagtgcctcggaacacaccaaagcgacgagacgtaatacgtctctataacagcaggcggcgctaatttgtattgtcgcccaaaaatgaaaaacggcagctgattggacgaacgcgtcacgtgggtcttgtttctccggaaattcaaagacagactgtcatggcggcttgttcagaatatgatctcatattgtactaaaatagttcaccgaaacgtgtttctgaaaacattttaagcgagaaataggccatgcagttgctgaatctgtcttcatttcagatcaacaaaggtcagtttaaaagattttcgtcagattttgagagactctagtcacgctcattccgctccccgtttccgggttagcactctaccaatttgagtccgactgccggcagtgcccgccccgccgattatacatgtcaaatcggccaaaacgaaggacgacggccccttggacggacgacggcacggaacacaccgaacagactcgagtcactgacctcgccagactgtccaatggccgattatcggctctgtgtgtccaggccATCAGGCGAAATTCAAACTAGATCAGGTGCTGCGGCGAAAACAGCAGTCGTCAGATTAATTTGATTGTAGGTAGTCCTTTTAGGCTGCGGCGGTGGGGGCCACAGCGggttctaaaaaaaacacagcagcctGCGGCAAAAAGTTAAAGCAGGTTCACCTTTGGAGAAACCGATGTCatgctgcggtggccaatcacaTAACCAGCGATAAGACCAGACACAACACAACGGACTGGAGTGTAATGTTATGTGTCACATGTAGTCACCTAATTTGGTATGTGCAACAgtttaaaattgtttaaaatcATTTTGATGGACACCCACATCCTGGTTAATTATTAAAAgtaaatttgttttttaatctgttGATGCAGACCGAAAGTAACTCATAGGACTAGAAGCATGGCTAAATGCTAGCACCATGGGGATCACAATGGAAACACAAACAGGCAACACCCCAACGCACAACCCTGCGGCTAATCGCCCCGTCTGATCCTATGTGAATTCCACCTTTAGTGGTCTGACATAGGTGAAAACTCATAGTTTCCAGCCTGATCTGCATGTTTTGCATATGTAATAAAGCAAGAATGTAAACACCAGTATTGTtaaaaactgctatgtattgtTGAAAGGGTTTTGTCTCAAAAGTTAACAAAAGTACACACTGCCAGTATCATTTGTCCCTCCCCAGGGAGCGAGGCCTGAACACCTTCCAGTTTCGTCCCCATTGTGGCGAGGCCGGCTCCATCACCCACCTGGTTTCCGCCTTCCTTACAGCTGACAACATCTCCCATGGACTCAACCTCAAAAAGGTGCAGTCCTGAATTCATACAAGGGTTTAAAACTCAAGGTCTCTTGAATGCTGGCAGCTCaacatgctgaaaatgttgtAATAAATGTTCCTACTATAATAGTAAGTATAATAATTAGTGGAGTACTATCTTAAGGGTTTGCTTGTTCAGAAGCAAGCATCGCTTCGGCATCTCACAAAGAATGCAGTCGCTGGCTGAAAATAGGACAAGGGACCTCATCTTGAAACGCTGTTGATGTATTTATGAGAAAGGCAATGTTCACCTCAATTCTGATCTTGGAAAAAGTCACTTTGATTTATGAACACGCTTAAATGTGATCTGCATTTCTGTAGGTGGCACTCTTTTCTTTGTTCAGACATGGTGGCCAACACTGTTCATACTTGCAACACAGTACTGCTGTTTATTATGGAAAATGATTATCCAttgaaaattagcatattaTTCCTTTAACGTCAGATAGCGAATTTTTCTCCAGTAACCCAATTAGATGATACATAGCATTACTCATTACTTTGTTGTCTACACCCCATCCTCCTCCCCAGAGTCCAGTGTTGCAGTACCTGTACTACCTGGCCCAGGTCCCAATCGCCATGTCCCCGCTGAGCAACAACAGCCTGttcctgcagtactccaaaaaCCCTCTACGAGAGTTCCTACAGAAGGGCCTGTGTGTGTCGCTGTCCACCGACGACCCCATGCAGTTCCACTACACAAAGGTCAGAACCACTTGAAACGACAATAGATCATTTAACTATTTTCCTCACCGCCAGGATCACTTTAATCACCAATTACAGCGGATAAAAGGATGTCTTGGTGTCAGTACGGGTGGGAATTACCAGAGGCCCCACGATATattatcacaatacttatgtcacgatacaatattattgcgattttatacatattgcgatattctgcgatatactGCAATTTGTTACCGTTTTTCCTCAACTTCAAATTGTGTCCCTaaaggaaaactttgtcaacatctgtttaatCTGTgcaccatctagtggactgaaaaaGCAATTGATTTCATTATTCAAgtaccaaaaagttaaattctcatctgcaatttatataataaaagatccgTGTAGCGATACaatattgccacggaaaatatcgcgatactatgctgcaTGTACCCCCCCCACCGCTGTAGTCAGTTTCTGTATTATGTGGTGCAGGGGTAATAGGACCTCACttaataaaacatgatttaataCATAGTACGTATTGCTGCAACAATGATTATTTAATTAATCTGCAAATTATTCTTTTGATTTATCAATTTATCGTTTAGTGTCgatgaaatgtcaaaaaaagtcaacaaaTAGCAATATAGCAATTATAATTTGTTTTCACTATTTTGGCTTAAATAAATGACTAGGGGTGAATAGGGGGGTGTCGAGACACTCAGCTCACGAGACAAAGCAATACATGGCATTGGGTTCACGAAAAGGAGAAaggattttaacactatttcaAAGAAAATGTATAGTCTTTTATTCAAAGTCACAGTCTCGTGGGACGAGATGTCGTCCCACCTCTAGAAATaaataatcaattatcaaaataagtGCTGGTTATTTTTCTGTCTGTCGATCGACTAATTATTTCAGCTCTAATAGTAGGGCATACACAAACAAATTACTCTCATACAAATCAGCCATACATATCCACTTTTAAAGTGAAACAAATTTTACACCAGATCCTCAAATATACTTTATCTGTAAATGTTCTTGGTGACAATTTATCACAAATATTCCTTCTAACCCTTTCAGGAGGCCTTGATGGAGGAGTATGCCATTGCAGCCCAGCTGTGGAAGCTGAGCACCTGTGATTTGTGTGAGATAGCCAGAAACAGTGTGTTGCAGAGCGGACTCTCACATGAGGTAAAGTCTAACTTTTTTAGCTCAATCAGTTCAaaacttctttttttgggggggcattggaaaggggagagagaggggggaagacatgcaggaaaacccaagggggtaagcttctcctgaCAACGcgtagatcctatggcgccattttgatgctaacaagcactcaccccccgttagcatcccattgactgccattcattttgacagcgaataactttacatctgaagcgtttaaagactttatttgtccattgtttatttctaaagaaacacgacaatgtataataggctccattaccttgtatctcacctTATGGCTcctagcagacgtttttgtaaaaataggctaacaattgggtcataaccacacgacttactgtcgcatatagaggaattaccgtatagtacaggagaagctcgcaggcagtttcgactcacattagctgtttaagttgaattactaatgttaactagcattttagttagcaataattagcctgtgcctatgttatctccttacatatacctacgctctccgtctctgcaagattcagaatgattgagatttctcttggcacagctaccagaagacttacaactttcagacaggttgctcacgtcacatttacgtcgtctctctcagttggaggctgctcagtaacgctcagtcatcaccggaaaagtgcgtctaatatccttcactggtctccgtccagagacacctGTTGGTctattctatatacagtctattggaaaaccgtcacaggtcggactcgaaccctggaccttctgcgtcgaggaataaacctctgcatatgtgcgcccgctctaccaactgagctaaccggccacaaaCTGGACAAACTTTAGACTGGAGAAATTGTTAAACTCCTTTTCTACATTTCTCCTATTTTACAGTTTAAACATAAACTCCtcagtgctctctggtggacaaactacgTAATGATGACACTGTTTCTAAATAGCCTCAAATAGATTTCTGCCATTAATAGTTTTTTCTCTTGTCAATACAAATATATCTGTGATAAGCTAATATTGGCCCATCCAAATTTAGTGGTTGGCAGTCTCACAATCGTTCCCTGAATGAGCCAATTACTGTAAGTACACAGAGTACATTATATTAGCCCCACCTGCATTATAATGAGAAGCACCAACGTTATCCAACGGTCCATAAAATCTTTAaactatattataatatataatatatactataaCTCACTATAATAAATCTAACTGTTaatagtatataatataataacgaTCTAAAATTAAATCTTGTCGCCCGAGCTCAtggaatagaatagaatacactttattgtccctgAGGGAAAATTTGTCTTGGTCATAGTGCTACAATATGTTGCTTTACACAAACATGTAACAACGAAACCATTCTAAAATCgacataaaaacaacataagATCAACAAATCTTAGGACATGAAGGGCACATACTGTATGACTGTATAGACAATGCTACTGAAAACATTTTCACGTGTGCAATATCGGCTCtacatatttcttttttacattttcacccTACAGGAGAAGAAACACTTCATTGGTGCCAACTACCTACAGGATGGACCGGAGGGCAACGACATTCGGCGGACAAACGTGGCACAAATCCGCATGGCCTACCGCCATGAGACACTGTGCAATGAGCTCAGTTTTCTAGTGGATGCAGTGAAGGCAGATATTGGCAATAACCCACCTAAGTGATTTACCAAGCCAGCACAAACTGTGCCGGAGTATGTCCTCAGGGATAAAGACGCATAGGTTAGAcggcacatacagtacatttttcttattttacatATTCTTGTAAAACTTTTTGactcagatttaaaaaaagagggtTCTTATGATTTTATGTGCCTCGTTTTATTGGGATAGAGATTTATTTTCTCATGAAGGGTGTGAAGTGCACTTGTGGATTTGGATTTATGAATGAGCTCTAGCCACAAAACCTGATTTGGAATTGACACATTCATTCAGAAGCAGAATATAAAATGATTTTTACTGAAAAAGAGTTCTTATAACCGCAAAGTTGGCACTGCTTGATGAAAGTTTTCCGTCACTTGCATTTATGCATATTACAAAGGCCTTTATCTGGACTATAGGTCTGAAATGAAATGTActgtagaaaaaagaaaaatactaaTTTAAGGCTACCGTCAGATTTGCCTTTTTACACTGAATTCAGTAAATTGCATGATTTTATCAGAAGTGAATGAGAGGCCAGGCAAATATTCAAAGACGGGAGAGCTTTGTGGTGAAATCAGTATCACAAACCTGTTTtacttacaaatatgaaaagACTACCTGATAGTTATTTTCTTTAATGTTtgtcatttgtaattttacatatgtaaaTAAAGGCTGCAAAACAGTCCACAATGTTGCTGCATGGctctttttttaacttgtgtATATCCATTCAATCATTTCATTGTTTAATTGCATCACTGTTGGTATTCTATCAAAACTGAAAAAGATAACCGACCAATATTTAATTACATGTTGAGGGGGAATTTTCACATTCAGGTGAGAGCAGGAGAAACTGAAATAACTTACTGTATATTAAAGAAGTATTTTACCGCTAGAGAGAGGGTATAAAACTGGGCTGTCTTTGCAGTAGaatggcattttaaaagattGGTGCTGCGTGACCAGAGAAAACTGAGAAAATGAGCTGTGATATTCCCTTTCGCTCATAAAAACCTACAACTACCAGaatgcactggcctgtgagtaGGGGGGAGATCTGGGCACTGGTCAAATGGAGGGAAGTTTAACATTCATTTACACATACTACTAACATTATTACAAAGTTGGTAGAATATCTATCCCTTTAAGTGTGTAACGTTACTTTGGTTCTATAAGAACAAACAGTTGTTAACATTAAATTAATTATGAATATCTACCTAATGTCCACGTAGCACACATATTGACAAACATTTGCAGAAAGTAGCTTAAGATTTATTTTGGATGGGCAACCTGACACCAATTCAATATGGTTTtggagctaacgttaatgttaacaTCAGCAAACGGGTTAATTAAATTggcgttaacgttagcttacatCCGTGTAAAAATATATTAGAGTATATTCCATTTGTTTTACACATTGGGCAGGCAAAACATTAAGAGTAGCGTTAGCTCCTGTAACATTGGTGGCTAAGCTAGCTACTAATCAATTAGCTAGGGAAATATACTTTCGAAAGAAGACACTGCTGGTGCTAATCAGTGCAAGCTGTTttacgttagcagttagctagctTAGCCCTGGGTAAGTTACTGCACAGTTATAGCTACAGTAACGTTAGTTCGGGCGTAGCTCGGTCTTATAGTGCTAACGTTACATAGCTACGTAAACTCACCCATTTCACGTAGTTAATGTTCATAAACGTTGATACATTATAATTACAAATCACCGGAGGGGAGGTTAACGTTTACTTCTCAGCTACACATCAggaggtaaaaaaaagtcaatcgTCGGGGTGTAcggcatggatgtattaagagaacggtgaCGGTGTACATTAATGTATTAAGGCAGTGGTTTTCAACCGGTGGGGCCCGCCCCCCTGGGGGGGCGCGAGTAGGCTACAGGATGGgaaggatgggaggaaaaaaaaaaaaaatcacgtaatgtaatgtaactacacgtcgctcggtcgtggctgggtagcgtagcatttcctccccgactcatttcctggttctccttctccataaacatgaactcaaggagataattaacttttcctgctccagatttcccactgtggtcagaaagaacagaggagacactttgtttctctcactatgactctagagtcggtactcgctctaaagctaaacgccgtcactctctcacttctccctcaaccacccacacacacacacacacacacacacacacacacacacacacacacacacacacacacacatatatatgccggttcacgcacacaccagtgcacaagtataaacatcaggccacttacgtaggctacggagaaagctctgtgtggagcctccgcacaactgtaaaacaagtcATCCTCCTGGCGACTTTTCTTTGTCAAAAGTGACTAGCGATAAATCTAGCGACTTTTGctggtgttattggagacttttgtggtgtttggagactcgaaaacacgtatcactctgcagttatgtgctcaacgagcagcgggtgctgccgtgagcccctcccccgtccaaaagccctcacaggcagtgttgccaacttagcgactttgtcgctagatttagcgacttttcagacccccttagcaactttttttcaaaagcgactagcgacaaatctcgcgactttctgtagaaaagtcgccagtattgtccagcgagcacgcGAGGTATTTCTCTCCTATAGCcgccttctgttctgtgacagaggagcagcggagcagcctctcccctctctcctcatgtgtagcagcactgcgcacagtgtgcaggtagttagaaggggagggggggacaggGTGTGCGGGTGCtggtgtaggtaggagagacagcgggacgcgacgggagaaagactccgctgagctggcctggccctgggcaagccagccttctttgagaattctttatcgatctttttccctccctttgtagaataacatttttttacttcaaagataggctacctaagtaataattataaggtaaaataaattcatgtattgaatttgtgattatttggctaaagagttctatttctttttatctaccttgctgacaaaaccactaagctttatacaaatgattgcgtaatgacgtcgaaaatatgcaaatgagcgtatgacgtcatcaaacgacttttagcgacttttggagctggtgctagcgactttcattggaaaagagttggcaacactgctcacaggcggtcagtctctcagtagcctcgcgcagcagtcccagcctgcagagaggagacacacaccactccgcgtccaggctgcacacacacacactcgtcacatcatagcctcaacttattgaaaacacaactaatccacatccaaattatttcaaaaccaaacaaaaatagagagatttctagtgaggaccaacaaggcaaccgacgcaccaccagctgcaaaaaagctttgaaGGTACATTGAAGCATACCTGGCTcaggtctcacattaacatcGCCTACCTGCAAGCTTCTGTCAAAAATGCAGATGATATGCTACTACTGTTAATACTGTTAGgcctagtaataataacagtaataaagcatgaattcatatcagaggtctggtgccaattcccaattatagcaatagcctagtaatgataataggcctactcatgataataataataataatgcctgcaagctcacattagaagtctggtgctactgccaattataacaatagcctagtaatgataataggcctaccTACCGCTACTGatgacaataataacaataataataataataataataataataataataataataataatagtgtgggcctaaaaataatagcctagcctagggctggctatctatctatctatctatctatctatgcaagGTGGTGTAGTGGGGGTGGCGCCGGGAAGGGGGGGCCCAACTGCAATGAACCAGCTTTGGGGGGGCCCAGCTTGCAAAAGGTTGGGAACCCCTGTATTAAGGTGAACgatcatggatgtatttagaGAACGTGAACGATAGGCG
Coding sequences within it:
- the ampd3b gene encoding AMP deaminase 3b isoform X1, yielding MRRRDTPLCKQQSTPSFGKEMPRLFKKMSMSEVDERVRLRAEKVYASALQEEDTKDALALFNVPEDCPIGLHEDRERSMQKELAAQQSQESAKKKKMFMLKRSQSVSLQIPVGGDWARSVVSPMLSETILEPFPQEDFPDFQRVTISGDYCAGITVEDYEQAAKSLLGALFIREKYCRLAYHHFPRTTARFLRNAQNEKWREEDEIMPNIWPFPHEGEDPYSMECIPENLNYELQMKDGIVHVYDNTEALKQQQPHSLPYPDLETFAIDLSHVLAMICDGPTKTYCHRRLNFLASKFYLHEMMNEMAELKELKCVPHRDFYNVRKVDTHIHAAACMNQKHLLKFIKTSYQTEADRVVLEKGSQKLTLKEVFNKLNMDPYDLTVDSLDVHAGRQTFHRFDKFNSKYNPVGASELREIYLKSDNYIKGEYFARLIKEVARELEESKYQHAEPRLSIYGRSASEWESLATWFIQHKVHSPNMRWMIQVPRIYDIFKSKKLIPHYAKMLENVFLPLFEATVNPQKHKVLHVFLKYVTGFDSVDDESKHSDHMFSYKSPKPEEWTTDDNPPYTYYLFYMYANIMVLNNLRKERGLNTFQFRPHCGEAGSITHLVSAFLTADNISHGLNLKKSPVLQYLYYLAQVPIAMSPLSNNSLFLQYSKNPLREFLQKGLCVSLSTDDPMQFHYTKEALMEEYAIAAQLWKLSTCDLCEIARNSVLQSGLSHEEKKHFIGANYLQDGPEGNDIRRTNVAQIRMAYRHETLCNELSFLVDAVKADIGNNPPK
- the ampd3b gene encoding AMP deaminase 3b isoform X2 is translated as MAKNTAEEMPRLFKKMSMSEVDERVRLRAEKVYASALQEEDTKDALALFNVPEDCPIGLHEDRERSMQKELAAQQSQESAKKKKMFMLKRSQSVSLQIPVGGDWARSVVSPMLSETILEPFPQEDFPDFQRVTISGDYCAGITVEDYEQAAKSLLGALFIREKYCRLAYHHFPRTTARFLRNAQNEKWREEDEIMPNIWPFPHEGEDPYSMECIPENLNYELQMKDGIVHVYDNTEALKQQQPHSLPYPDLETFAIDLSHVLAMICDGPTKTYCHRRLNFLASKFYLHEMMNEMAELKELKCVPHRDFYNVRKVDTHIHAAACMNQKHLLKFIKTSYQTEADRVVLEKGSQKLTLKEVFNKLNMDPYDLTVDSLDVHAGRQTFHRFDKFNSKYNPVGASELREIYLKSDNYIKGEYFARLIKEVARELEESKYQHAEPRLSIYGRSASEWESLATWFIQHKVHSPNMRWMIQVPRIYDIFKSKKLIPHYAKMLENVFLPLFEATVNPQKHKVLHVFLKYVTGFDSVDDESKHSDHMFSYKSPKPEEWTTDDNPPYTYYLFYMYANIMVLNNLRKERGLNTFQFRPHCGEAGSITHLVSAFLTADNISHGLNLKKSPVLQYLYYLAQVPIAMSPLSNNSLFLQYSKNPLREFLQKGLCVSLSTDDPMQFHYTKEALMEEYAIAAQLWKLSTCDLCEIARNSVLQSGLSHEEKKHFIGANYLQDGPEGNDIRRTNVAQIRMAYRHETLCNELSFLVDAVKADIGNNPPK